A genomic stretch from Sulfobacillus thermosulfidooxidans includes:
- a CDS encoding SIR2 family protein: MKQLNASEFLREIFFPLRSRNNHNYPHFRQFAWFIGAGCSRSSGIPAASELVTYWEKEFPLASGNSTFDKIAERFPGRLTFQKAIEDVCSQGMPGWGYYVLAQLMTHPVLQGRFNIALTTNFDDLLLTALYWYGYLDDEYRLLPRHVPESTLSRFIQSDDKNPIIIPLHGTAQFEPLSDIASQKERLQGFETHLSRILKGRALIVIGYGGNDLGVSKMFLNLAELDSTVFSESIYWVSSTAPSLPWLDNLELRYRIPVKWVSVDTFENLMAEFVHFFMAPSWCGKEESRDYQKIYQHIEDELNLSEANLSNSAGWPKWNNVQNRLKSDFRQYINRREAEDEARSQDSREGLALNGEVLSASSLEGTLDLAQSFNNDYALWRRQVVNILQDNYNLSLNPLKLAESSTRTVFSTADNQMVVVILCSKNHSKTDEYERYWFGFHGYQQNACKAANEAYVLLVCGAPEPKQILRIPFKALSQYVFDTTEKSNPIQSFWHIRILKKDEHWNLLVKSYKNGQGYDNQDVTEFALM, translated from the coding sequence ATGAAGCAATTAAACGCAAGCGAATTTCTAAGAGAAATTTTTTTCCCGTTGCGGTCTCGTAACAACCATAATTACCCACATTTCCGCCAATTCGCTTGGTTTATCGGAGCAGGGTGTTCAAGAAGCTCTGGTATTCCGGCGGCTAGTGAGCTCGTAACCTATTGGGAGAAAGAATTTCCCTTAGCGTCCGGGAATAGCACGTTTGATAAAATAGCTGAACGTTTCCCGGGGCGGCTCACCTTTCAAAAGGCTATTGAGGATGTATGCAGTCAGGGAATGCCAGGGTGGGGATATTATGTATTGGCTCAGTTAATGACGCACCCGGTTCTCCAAGGGCGTTTTAACATCGCGCTTACAACTAACTTTGATGACTTACTATTAACTGCGCTATACTGGTACGGATATTTAGACGATGAATACAGACTCTTGCCGCGTCATGTACCCGAATCAACGCTGTCTCGATTTATTCAATCTGATGATAAAAACCCAATTATAATACCTCTCCATGGAACAGCACAATTTGAGCCACTGAGCGACATCGCATCGCAAAAGGAACGATTACAAGGATTTGAAACTCATTTAAGTCGTATTCTAAAAGGCCGCGCCCTCATTGTTATCGGATACGGTGGGAACGATTTAGGTGTAAGTAAAATGTTTTTGAATTTGGCTGAACTTGACTCAACGGTGTTCTCGGAAAGCATATACTGGGTCTCGTCCACAGCGCCCTCTTTGCCGTGGTTGGACAATCTCGAATTGAGGTATAGAATTCCTGTGAAATGGGTATCGGTAGACACCTTTGAAAACTTAATGGCAGAATTTGTCCACTTTTTTATGGCACCTTCATGGTGTGGTAAAGAGGAAAGTAGAGACTACCAGAAAATATATCAACATATTGAAGACGAGTTAAATCTGTCAGAAGCAAATTTGTCAAACAGCGCTGGGTGGCCCAAATGGAATAACGTACAGAATCGACTAAAGAGTGATTTTCGTCAGTATATTAATAGGCGTGAAGCTGAAGATGAAGCTCGGAGCCAGGATTCTAGGGAAGGCTTGGCTTTAAACGGTGAAGTCCTTTCTGCATCGTCATTGGAGGGTACCCTTGATTTGGCCCAATCATTCAACAACGACTACGCCCTATGGCGACGTCAAGTGGTGAATATTCTGCAAGACAATTATAATCTTTCATTGAATCCTCTAAAACTAGCTGAATCGTCTACCCGTACAGTTTTTTCGACTGCTGATAATCAGATGGTTGTAGTAATTTTATGTTCCAAAAATCACAGTAAAACCGATGAATACGAACGTTATTGGTTTGGTTTTCATGGGTATCAACAAAACGCATGTAAGGCCGCCAATGAGGCTTATGTCCTATTGGTTTGTGGTGCACCCGAACCGAAACAAATCTTGCGAATTCCTTTTAAGGCTCTTTCCCAATACGTGTTTGATACGACCGAGAAATCTAACCCAATCCAATCCTTTTGGCATATACGGATATTAAAGAAAGATGAACATTGGAATCTGCTTGTAAAATCTTATAAAAATGGGCAGGGATACGATAATCAGGATGTTACTGAATTTGCTCTAATGTAA
- a CDS encoding helix-turn-helix transcriptional regulator: MGNTTKDYYTVADVAEILAISPDTVRRLLAHGQMPGVKISPRIWRIPVAAFQTWLTDRGNQEGKAL; the protein is encoded by the coding sequence ATGGGGAATACCACGAAAGACTATTACACCGTCGCCGATGTAGCAGAAATCCTCGCGATTAGTCCGGATACGGTCCGTCGCCTTTTGGCGCACGGCCAAATGCCCGGCGTGAAAATTTCCCCGCGGATTTGGCGTATTCCTGTTGCCGCCTTCCAAACCTGGTTAACCGATCGTGGCAATCAGGAGGGAAAAGCTCTATGA
- a CDS encoding ParA family protein, translating into MTSVLQTIPETLSMASVPLPEHPIVWSAYAVKGGIGKSTLTANIAFTLRVLNPMYRVCVVNADSTRVVQQCLGIGRDHQELTQDLYDVLQGAVEWPAVRIASPYGVDVIPLGPNRHEAARELNPQAVQALVRRLREHYDVILIDLHPGAQALIPWLNVIHSVLLPVTLNASGVEAVLDTVDDLQTWRRQGLAIPDIAGVVINKWDGRMRIAKNWLDQLERVLPHEWIYPWAIRNTTAIEHAETAWQPILRESSPSAQEVGRALQLITQRWLTYAFAR; encoded by the coding sequence ATGACGTCCGTGCTTCAAACCATTCCAGAGACCCTCTCGATGGCGAGTGTCCCTCTACCGGAACATCCCATTGTCTGGAGTGCGTATGCTGTGAAAGGGGGCATTGGGAAAAGCACGCTGACGGCCAATATCGCTTTTACCTTACGCGTCCTGAATCCGATGTATCGCGTTTGCGTGGTCAATGCCGACAGCACACGCGTGGTTCAACAATGTCTTGGCATTGGACGCGATCACCAAGAATTAACTCAAGATCTCTATGACGTATTACAAGGCGCTGTGGAGTGGCCAGCTGTTCGCATAGCGTCTCCTTATGGCGTGGATGTCATTCCGCTAGGGCCCAATCGACATGAAGCCGCACGGGAACTTAATCCTCAAGCGGTTCAAGCGCTTGTGCGCCGTTTACGCGAACATTATGATGTCATTTTGATCGATCTCCATCCAGGGGCTCAGGCTCTCATTCCTTGGCTCAACGTCATTCACAGTGTCTTATTACCCGTCACGTTAAATGCGAGCGGCGTTGAAGCGGTTCTGGACACCGTAGACGATTTGCAAACATGGCGTCGGCAAGGATTAGCAATTCCCGATATCGCAGGCGTCGTCATTAATAAATGGGACGGTCGCATGCGGATTGCGAAAAATTGGCTAGACCAATTAGAACGGGTTCTGCCTCATGAATGGATTTACCCTTGGGCCATCCGTAATACCACAGCCATCGAACACGCTGAAACCGCATGGCAACCGATATTGCGAGAATCTTCGCCGAGTGCGCAAGAAGTCGGCCGAGCCCTCCAATTGATCACACAAAGGTGGTTGACCTATGCTTTCGCGCGATAA
- a CDS encoding ParB/RepB/Spo0J family partition protein, whose amino-acid sequence MLSRDNTVKMLREFVELVLDDTTRRQLAQTWAITDADIATPRRFATTVVTHHREKLLQAIAENDRLDTQWKAYQHDGLAGVQALWESERRLRRQMDKGPSSSLRSIAAPVSSTDNESPTPLSETSVTTIEAVKAVAEAPIQEVPLATIVVRDVNVRLNIEDDPSFSELVTSIEQHGLLQPVVVTPDGDTPGQWRLLAGERRYRAVKTLGWTTILARIVDVPESAWKIVMLTENVQRQDLAPWEEALGYQQLLDSGLSLRQLAKQLHKSPAYLSGLLKLIRNPLIREAMRDHRLDTRSLALELAPLIDTDGHEKIPNTIESVLQFIVTKRPTVTQLREYITERLAEPSPLSSKTSPPQKSRAARGSFLKKEVARLEDIQKTRIARLSPEELAVLADLYDRTARALRERLGNSSTPDESTPGSS is encoded by the coding sequence ATGCTTTCGCGCGATAATACCGTCAAAATGCTAAGAGAATTTGTTGAGTTGGTGCTCGATGACACGACACGCCGCCAATTAGCCCAAACCTGGGCCATTACCGATGCGGACATTGCCACACCTCGGCGCTTTGCGACCACAGTGGTTACACACCACCGGGAGAAGTTATTACAAGCGATTGCCGAAAATGATCGGCTCGATACGCAGTGGAAGGCTTATCAACACGATGGGTTAGCAGGGGTCCAAGCCTTATGGGAGTCCGAACGACGTCTGCGTCGTCAGATGGACAAGGGACCCTCTTCATCTCTACGATCCATCGCCGCACCGGTGTCCTCAACAGACAACGAATCGCCTACACCGCTGTCTGAAACGTCCGTAACGACGATAGAAGCGGTGAAAGCCGTGGCGGAGGCCCCTATTCAAGAAGTCCCCCTCGCGACGATAGTGGTGCGGGATGTTAATGTCCGATTAAATATTGAAGATGACCCGTCGTTTAGCGAATTAGTGACCAGTATTGAGCAGCATGGACTTCTTCAGCCCGTGGTAGTCACCCCTGATGGAGACACGCCCGGACAGTGGCGACTCCTAGCGGGAGAACGACGTTATCGCGCCGTCAAGACGTTGGGGTGGACGACTATTTTAGCCCGGATTGTTGACGTGCCAGAAAGCGCATGGAAAATCGTGATGTTAACCGAAAATGTGCAGCGACAAGACCTGGCACCGTGGGAAGAAGCGTTAGGTTATCAACAACTGTTGGATAGCGGATTGTCTTTGCGCCAATTGGCGAAACAACTCCATAAGTCTCCCGCTTATTTATCCGGTTTACTCAAATTAATCCGGAATCCCCTTATTCGCGAGGCGATGCGAGATCATCGCTTAGATACCCGGTCTCTGGCACTCGAACTTGCACCGCTCATTGATACAGACGGCCACGAGAAAATCCCCAATACTATCGAATCGGTTTTACAATTTATTGTGACAAAACGCCCCACGGTGACCCAACTGCGCGAATACATTACGGAACGTCTCGCAGAGCCATCGCCTTTATCCTCAAAAACGTCCCCACCGCAAAAGTCTCGGGCTGCACGGGGAAGCTTCCTGAAAAAAGAAGTGGCGCGATTGGAAGATATTCAGAAAACCCGCATTGCTCGTTTGTCCCCCGAAGAACTCGCGGTTTTAGCCGACTTGTATGATCGCACAGCGCGCGCCTTACGAGAACGGCTTGGAAATAGTTCGACACCGGACGAGTCAACCCCCGGTTCGTCGTGA